The DNA region GGTTAATTTGCCCTTCTATGTCAAGTTAAGAGCTTGACCTAATTTAAGGATAAATGTTATTTGACCATCAATCACTATCAATCATATACTTATTGTTTTCAATCAGACAACCCCCATAAGTATAAGACCTACGCATGAAAGACATTGCATCATTTgaatctttaaaaaaacatgatagGTTCATGATAAAAGAAGTATTTGACACTCCATTTGCACTCCTGATAAATATTTCATGATCATCTTAACCAAGTATGCATCATTCATACACCAATATTTTTACTCTACTCAACATTGACTTGAGTATTAgaatttctataaataggccCTCCTTTGCtctaacaaaactaaaaatttgcATTGACATAGACAAAGGAGGAAGCTCTGGTAGGAATACCTATAGCAAAACACAATACTGGATCTTTGTAGCAATTCATATAGAAAAGGGTAAATTAGAAGTTATGATAAAAacacatttataatattttttttaataaaatatcttcacttttaattcttaatatCTTGATTAACATttgtcatttatttttgttttaaaactaCATGTAGCCATTGAACCAAGTATTGGACACAATTGATTAATTTACTAACATTAAAGTTGAATCGTTAGGATATTATTCGAGTTTGATCCTTAGTAGAAATAATTCTTagtcaaatttatttatctcCTGATTAAATTTCAGATTAGTTGGATCTATTTTCTTTGATAAATCAtaagtttaagaaaaaaactattGGGTAACCATTTAAACACAATTCCACTCAAGTCAAATAATACACGTTAAATGATAAGACAACTTTCCCCAATCCAATCTTATCTTCTCACGTACAAAACTCAGacttaaaaaatcttaaaagaaaaattacatataCCACATGATACATTGTACAGTTTTGCCAACCTCATTGAATTGAAGAGTCTACACAGATAGATAGAAGCAATATTTACCATGGTCTATAAAACATGGGCCAAGcccaagaaaaaacaaaaatagacaaCAACAAGGCGATAGCCCGTCTGAGATAATCTCGACTTTtgttgaatagaaaaaaaattctaaaacccAAACAAAGCCCTTGACTCTACTCCCCAGTGGCAGTGTCTTTGATGGCGTTATCATTTCTTGGTGTTCCGCACTTTGTGTCACCTGCAACTACATCATCCACTGTAAAGTTGCAACACTTTCGCAAACCTTGTACTTGTAGTTCTACACCCTTCTTCCGTCTCCTTTCATATCCCTTTCTTCACGTTCGGGCTCCGCGGGCCATTGGGCCCGATGGGAAGTTCTACCCAAGCCCAGCCGACGACGACCCACCGGAAGCTGACGAGGATTCCTCCCACGGCTTCTCCACCTTCCAGCAAATCCAGCGCCAAGCAGAACGCGCGCGCCAAATCGAAGAAGACGACTACAAGAAGAACCAATCCACGTACCTCGCCGCCATCGCCGACGTCGAAGACGCCCCCGACAACGCCCCCTTCGACTCCTCTGAGGATGACCTCTTTGGCGAAATCGACAAAGCCTTAGCTCTCAAGCGCAAAGAATTCGTCTCCCAAGGCCTTCTCCAACCCAATCCCCCCAAACAGGATCCACTCCCCGTCGCCGCTGTCGACGAGCTCCAACCAGACGAGCTCGGCGATTTGGCTGAAATCGAACGCCTCCAGGGACTCACCGCTGACGGTAACGGTAACATAAGCAACTCAACCGAATCTCCGTTTGAATTCGATTTTGACAGTTATGGTAAAACTAAGGTTAGGATTGTAGAAGGGAAGTTTAAGATGAGTTTGGCTGAGCTTCTAGACGAGAGTAAGGTCGTCCCGGTGTCGGTTTCCGGTGATTTGGAAATCGAAATTACCGGAATTCAGCACGATTCGAGGATTGTTAGTTCCGGTGACTTATTTGTGTGTTGTGTGGGGAGTAAAACCGATGGGCATTTGTTTTTGTCCGAGGCTGATAAGAGAGGCGCGGTTGCGGTTGTGGCTAGTAAAGAGATTGATATTGAGGATACTTTGGGGTGTAAGGCTTTGGTTATTGTGGAAGATACTAATGCTGTTCTTCCTGCGTTGGCTGCCTCGTTTTATAAACAGCCTTCTACGAAAATGGCTGTGATTGGGATAACCGGGACTTATGGCAAAACGACCACCACCTGTTTGATTAAAAGTTTGTATGAGTCGATGGGGCTGCGAACCGGGATGTTAAACTCGGTTGCTTCTTATGTCCATGGGGACAATAAGTTGGAGTTGGGTAATACAGTGCCGGATGCTGTTTTGGTTCAGAATTTGATGGCCAAGATGATTCACAATGGAACTGAGGTGGTGGTCATGGAGGCGGGTGCTCATGGGTTGGGGGATGGGAAGTATGATGAGGTTGACTTTGATATTGCGGTCTTCACTAATTTGAGTCAGGAGGAGGAGGGAGATATAGATGCGCAGGCTAAGTTGTTCTCGAGAATGGTGGATCCGGAGAGGCATAGGAAGGTTGTTAACATTGATGATCCGAATGCACCCTTTTTTGTGTCGCAGGGGAACCGGGAAGTTCCTGTTGTGACATTTGCGATGGAGAATAAGGAGGCAGATGTTCATCCCTTGAAGTTTGAGCTTTCTTTGTTTGAGACGCAGGTGTTGGTTAATACTCCCACGGGGATACTGGAGATTTCG from Glycine soja cultivar W05 chromosome 8, ASM419377v2, whole genome shotgun sequence includes:
- the LOC114421020 gene encoding UDP-N-acetylmuramoyl-L-alanyl-D-glutamate--2,6-diaminopimelate ligase MurE homolog, chloroplastic-like, translated to MALSFLGVPHFVSPATTSSTVKLQHFRKPCTCSSTPFFRLLSYPFLHVRAPRAIGPDGKFYPSPADDDPPEADEDSSHGFSTFQQIQRQAERARQIEEDDYKKNQSTYLAAIADVEDAPDNAPFDSSEDDLFGEIDKALALKRKEFVSQGLLQPNPPKQDPLPVAAVDELQPDELGDLAEIERLQGLTADGNGNISNSTESPFEFDFDSYGKTKVRIVEGKFKMSLAELLDESKVVPVSVSGDLEIEITGIQHDSRIVSSGDLFVCCVGSKTDGHLFLSEADKRGAVAVVASKEIDIEDTLGCKALVIVEDTNAVLPALAASFYKQPSTKMAVIGITGTYGKTTTTCLIKSLYESMGLRTGMLNSVASYVHGDNKLELGNTVPDAVLVQNLMAKMIHNGTEVVVMEAGAHGLGDGKYDEVDFDIAVFTNLSQEEEGDIDAQAKLFSRMVDPERHRKVVNIDDPNAPFFVSQGNREVPVVTFAMENKEADVHPLKFELSLFETQVLVNTPTGILEISSGLLGKHNIYNILAAVAVGIAVGAPLEDIVRGIEEVDAVPGRCELIDEEQAFGVIVDYASTPDALSRLLDSVRELGPRRVITVIGCCGEGDRGKRPVMTKIATDKSEVTMLTSDNPKSEDPLDILDDMLAGVGWTMQDYLKYGENDYYPPLPNGHRLFLHDIRRVAVRAAVAMGEEGDVVVVAGKGHETYQVEGDKKEFFDDREECREALQYVDELHQAGIDTSEFPWRLPESH